The Aedes albopictus strain Foshan chromosome 2, AalbF5, whole genome shotgun sequence region GCTCCATACTACCCACGCAACAGTGCGTCGTTAACTATagttttaatttcgttatccacccatttttgcaccggtcgttcgtttccatgcgAGTATTAAGTGTTTCCTCAtgtcaaatcaggccaaacatgtcgaaaggtccaatctgcagaagagaggctctctttggtttccctctctttcgttaatatctccgCTGCACCCTAAAACGatagtacacagcgaatgagtaacttgcgaaaagacaaaggatttttcactcatatttgcgtacgactggatcagcacaaaaaatgtgctgatccggtgttacacaaatttgcgtgaaatttcacacaagtttgcatgaaatcttttgtcttttcgatcgctgcgtgaaagttactccttgctctgtgtacatcgatctttccgtgtgtttatttgtattatgattgtctccatgcattgaacgatggtcaaaacaatcgtcttttgatttgtactgcaaaaatagttgaaaagtgtaccattacattgcaataattgaaagagaaagtgaacaaagagagcctctcaaatgcagataggaccttttgaaatgtttggcctgaaatgtgaaAGAAATCCAGCAACCAAGTGTTTGCGCCAGGGATTTCGGAttataaaattattattttcaAGCATTCCAATAAATGAAGTTCCAGCATATTTTGATATATCTATTTAAAACTAATTTGGGGTGGTGTATGACAAACTATTACAATACAACAATGCTTCTTGGTGCAACAGCTTTCTGCAATTTCCATAATGCTCGCGTGGCTTGTAACTAAGTAACTTACCTAGGAATATGCTCTTAGTTGCTACCTCTAGCCCGGCCGACATCGTCATCACTGCTGCTACTGCTTCCACTGCTGCTGCTGGATGTGTCATGTGCCTTGTTGGGCGTTCGGTCCGGAATCGTGTAGGGGAAATCGTGTCCAGCAGCCACCGCGCTATCCTTAAGCCGCCTCAGAGCCGATCGGTTAAAGTGCTCCAGGCAGATAACCTTGAGGCCATCCTTCAGGGCTTCCAAACCTTGGGCGGCTTGTCCCTTGATGACCAGGGCATCGATCAAACAACTGTAGATGATTCCCATGCCATTTTCCGTCACCTTGGAATCCTTGAGCTGATCGATAAGGCGACGCACCATGGCATCGTCGTTCGTTTCCCGGGCCTGTTGGATAATCTTCTGGAACATAACCCTGGAGCTGTTGATCAAGAACTGATCCCAGATCTGTTGGGCTTCCACTTCGTTGTTCATCATGAAGTGATACGTCCAGAGGGCATTCATCGGAGCAATAAGATCGTATTTAACGTACTTTTCGGCGACCGCCTTGTAGCGATCATGCATTTCCGGATGTTTGGTCAGAATTCCAGAGGCTCCACCGATCGGGAAATGCTTTGCCGCGATTTCGGCTTCTTCTTTtgttttgattgcattagctgTGGCTTCCAGTTTCTTCATATACTGTTCTACGTTGCCGCCGGCAATGTGGGCGTGGCACAGGCGGTTGTCGAAAGAGATCAGTCGCTTCACTTCGTCCGAGATCATTCCACCAATGCGCTCGAAAGTACTCAAATCACCGGAAGCTGCCAGTTTGTTGAGgaaatatttgaaaatccgtggaaTTGGATGGAGATTTTGTTCTAGCATTTTAAGCACCAACTTAGAAGCTTCATTCAATCTATCGCGATTGACCAGAGCTTCCACCACCATGGATTGTTCTGTAAGATTCAATTTATCGCCTTCGGTTAACTTTTCTCGGGCCGCCAGCAACCGATCAGCATCGCCCGCCTTGGATGCTGCTTTGAACTCCTTCAGAGTTGGCGAAACTGATTTCTTGACATCAACAGGTTTCGTTTCAGTTTGTTTGGTTTTTGGTGCTGCTTGAATCGCTTTTTTGACTGGGTTAGCATTCGGAGCCACAAATGGTACTTCGTATCCATTTGCTTTCAAAAAGTTGGAGAGTTCGACCAGAAATTCGTCCGTTGGGGTCTGGTCTTCTTCCTGCATTTTGGTCCATAGACCCAGAGCCTTTTCCGGTTGTTTATCGTTGATGTAGCTTTTAAGCAGTTTGTGATAAATGGCCGATCGATCGATGTGGTTCAAATCTTTCGTAGCTTCCATGAGACCTTCCAAGCTCTGAGTCTTTCCTTCGACGTGATAACGTTCGCAGGCACTCTCAATGCGTTGGCCACGGGAGCGAAGCCCAGGCGTTTCCAGAATTTTCCTAGCCTGACGAATACGGCCACAGTCCACAAACGCAAACACCAAATCGTACAAGCTGTTCACTTCACCGTGAACTTCGGTGCTGAGATCGGTCAAGCGCTGCAGATTGGTGGCATCCTCCGCTTGGATCAACCGACAGGTAAGTTCCGCTTTCCATGGCGTGGTGCGATACTTTTGACAAATTTCCTCAAATACCGCAATGGCCGTCTGGACATCATTTTTGACGATGTGAACCTGAAATAAAACAAGATGTTAGAAACTACGTTGTAGAACAGAGCAAGTATAAACTTAGTATAGTTAGAACAGAGAACGCACGACGTGATTTTTTGTCATAGATTTTTTATTAAAGTTCCCTTATGATGACCATTTTAGTAGCCAGCTTGAAAGATATAGGCTTGCTGCACTCtaggcgaacccagcattcagccAATGCCAGAAAGATGCAATGAACAAGGCATGTTGAAAAAAATGCCGGTCAATGTACAGTTCCGGATGACAACGAGTTAAAGGCGAAAATTCCCACAAAATAGGTCGTCCTGTCCAACTGTAGCAAACACATAAATAAATAAAGCTCACCTTGATCAACGATCCCAGGAAAATGTTCTGTACCGTGATGTATCCGTTGTCCAGCAGCTGCTGGAAAAGCTTATTAACTTCTTCGCTCTGTCCCTTCTCGGCCAACGTGTTCAATAGCCGCCAACAGGCACTGTTGTAGTTGAAATCTACCTCCTTTTCGGTACGATCGGTCGTGGCCTTGTTGGTTGCGATGAACTTCAGGGCATCATCGAACCGGTCCTGATTGAGCAAAGCTTGCGCCAGGCGAACAATTTTCGTATCGTCCAGCTCAAAATCCGGAAGTTTCGCTTTGACTTTCTCGAGGAGTGCGAAGGATTCTTCTACCTTTCCGCTGTTGGCGTACAACTCGATTACCTGGGCGTACACTCCGGGCGGAACGACGTAACTGTCTTCCTCAAGACGAGCTAGGATCTCTTCTGTTTTGGCAACATCATTCGCACGGATCACATTGCGGATAAGTTGGTTCTTCAGGGAATTGGCATTCTCTCCGCGTTCTTGTAAATTGGCTATCAGGCGTTCCAACTGAGGGACCGAGAGGTTAGATGTGGGTGTTTTTGTCCTTTGGCCCATGCTTTCCAACTGAACGGGTTCCAAATCTCCAGCGGCCAGTTTACTCAGCATGGTGGAAATTTCGGTCGTCATTTCAGCTCCCAGTTTTTCCTGAATTCTTTCCGCTTGTGAATTGCTAATGGACAGCCCTTGGCTCACGAATCCGGACAGGACCTTTTCCAGTGCTTCAACACGTTTGTTCTTGAAAACCACCGCGACATCGTAGATCAAAGACCCGAGGACTTCCGCTTGAATATTCGGCAAACTGGTTTCGCTTTCACCAGCTTGTTCGTTCATTTCCTCCTTTGCATTCAATCTCAGCAAATTGTCATACAAGTGGCGCGTGAACCGGATGTAGGAATTGAAGTCCTGTGATTGAGCCAACGCCGAAGTCAACGGCTTTCGATAAACTCCCGGTGAATAGAAAGCCTTGTACCGAGAGGCAATGTTGGCCGCATCCTTCAGGTTATTGTTCTCCAAGGCGACAAAAACGCATCCGGAACTAGCCACGGCTGAGGAAATACCAACACTACGTAGCAGTTGGATCACTTCTTCGTGATTGTTCATTCCCATATTGGGAATCGCATATTCCCGAATGGTTTCACTACTGGGTTGTACATTAAACTCCTGGATCATCGTTCTTATTACGTTCAGGACTCCCTCCGGCCGGGGTTGATCGTTGGCGCACAACAGTGGCCAGAAGTAATGCTGCCTAACGGGGTGGTTCTGTTCGTTTAAGGCTTTCAATAGGGCGTACGCCGAATCGACGATTCCATTCTTCAACGCAGTCTCCAAAGCAATCAGATAGGCGTTGGAGTTCATACCCGAGCTGGTCAGTTCCTCACAAATCGAAAGGATTTTTCCGATGGGTCGCTTCGCTTTAATCAATTGTTTAACCAAGAAACCTCCGGTGTTTGCCAATTCCCCATCGTTTTTAGTGGCTCTCGGCATTGTTTTCAGCACCTTGAACGCAGCATCTTCCTGGCCACGGTTGATCAACCTCAGGATCACATTCACCGCGTCTTGGTTGAACCCGGCCTGCTTCCGGATCTTGGCAATCAATGGGTCAATCTTTTCCGCGTGACCATTGGTAGCCAAGGAATAGATAATCTCCAGCAGATCCTTATCGAGCAAATAGATTTCTCTCTGTTCGCAGGTCTCCAGCGTTTTAAGGATGTAGTCCACGTTACCCTTTCGGGCGTATCCGCACAGCAGGGTCGTGTAGGTATCGGCCGATGGCTGCAGTCCGGCTTGCGACATAACAGCAAGGATTCCAGTAGCCGATTCCAAATCGCTGAAAAGATAAATATGTTTCGTGATAGAAGAATAGTAggtttttgtaaacagtaattatTGGTTCTTATATTTATTTTGTATGGATCTTCTTGCcctacctctcttcaacttagtgttctttgggcacttccacagttattagggttcattcaaatattacgtaacgcaaaatatgacaattttagaccccctccctcccccacgtaacaacttttgtatggaagattttgaaattttgtatgaagcgtaacacagtgctagaccccctccctcccctcattgcgttacgtaatatttgaatgaacccttatgaagggctttctttgcctgccattgcatgaatttgtatattgcgaggcaagtacaaacatacactatgcccaggaagtcgagaaaattttcccgaccggaaagggaatcaaacccgccgtctccggattggcgatccatagccttaaccactatgctaactggagaccccgataTAGATCTTCTATACGCACTAAAAAATGACATCAATGCAATCCAGTtaccagttagcctaatggttaaggctagaTCGCCAATTcgcagacggcgggttcgattcctgatcCGGTCGAGAACTTTTGCCCGACGCTCTGGAATCATCGTATATcacattatacaaattcatgcaatggcagacaaagaaagcctcgcaattaataactgtagaagtgctcgaagagcactaagttgaaaagaggcaggtcaagttccagttggaacgtagagtcataaaaaagaaaagaagaagatcAATGCAAcccatagtcctgttcaacgacgtaggttgaacttgctgcaTTTTGTTCCTACCCAAGAGCAAGATGCAGAAACTTCGAGCATGTTCAACCtatgtcgttgaacaggactcatACATGTCTGCAATGATGATGCTATTTTTTATTTAGTTTCACCTTATAGCAAAACTTTCAACACAATCAGTTTCTGTCACCATTTtgtggcatagaaatagtcgttgaAAGTGTAGTATAGTGTACCTAGTTGGATATATAAGAGTAGGCCGTGCAAAACACAAGACagtccaagaaacagaactagctgaacaacagtttcataagctgtagtttgtttatgagtcgtttgttccactcttttactgcaaaaatgtttgttttgagGAGCACGGTATACAACAAGACAAGGCAGGATTTACCTATGTATATATGGGGTGTAATTCATGGCACACCCATAAGTAGAAATGTCATGTGCAGAGAGAGAGAAAAGAGTAGTACTTGTTACGCGTTCGATGTAAACAAATGTGTATTTTATTAAGAGACAATAAACGAGAATATTAAACTGTAATCGTGTTCTTCTGGTCTCGTTCTCGTTCCGTCCCACCACATTGGTGACCCCGACGTGATCCGTGATCGCGACTCGAGTCCTCGCGCACGACGTTTGTGAAAATTCTGTTATTCTCTTCCGCGTCGGTATTCGTGATTCTAACCTCAATTGGAATATGAATCAACAACAGGACCAGCAAGACGCTGCGTTGCTGCAGCGGTTTCCGTGAAGCTACCCGACTTCTGGAAGACAGACCCGGAAATGTGGTTTGCGCAGGCGGAAGCGCAATTCATCCTCGCCAATGTAACGAAggatgaaactaagttttatcaTATCGTGGCCAAAGTAGACCAGTCAGTAATTTGCCACATTGCTGACTTGGTGTCGACTCCTCCAGCTGATAACAAGTACAAGGCGCTTAAAGATCGGTTGATATCACGATTCGCCCTCTCCCCGGAGGCGCGGTTGGAACGGCTTCTTGGCTCGACTGATCTTGGAGACCTGCGGCCGACACATCTGTTGGCAAAAATGCAAGAGCTGGCTACTGGACTGAACGTTAATGACAATCTCCTCAAAATGTTGTTCCTGCAGCGCATGCCGGCAAACGTACGCCCTATCCTGACCATCAGTGATGGCACCCTTTCGAAGTTGGCGGAGATGGCCGATAAAATGATGGAGTCGCCCAACGTTGCAGCCGTTTCCCCTGCTGCTATCGGATCCTCGTCCGGTACTAACGATCGAATGGAGTACATGAAGGATCAACTGGAGACACTCAGTGCTGAATTTCGTCGTTTCCGAACCAGCAGTAACGACCGCCGCCGCAGCCGATCAGCATCAGCTTCTCGAATCGCGAACGACGTATGCTGGTATCATCGGAAATATGGTCAACAAGCGCAGCGTTGCAAGCAGCCGTGCCGATATCAGGATCCAAAAAACTAAAGCTCTGCTCACCTGAGTCGGCGAAGGTGGGTGGAATGTTTTCCAGCCGGCGTCTCAAGATACACGACAGGTCCAGCGGTATGCGTTTTCTCATCGACACGGGCTCGGATGTCTCCATAGTACCAGCAAGTTGGAAAGAAAAAATGTCCGGCCCAATGCCTTTCGTGCTTCATGCAGCGAACGGTTCAGAAATTAAAACCTATTCAACTAGGTTCATCACGACAGATTTGGGCTTACGACGCAAATTCACGTGGAGTTTGGAGAGGCGCCTCGTCCACATgttcgacctgttcttggaacgggtataggctgagaataaaactcgcaaaataatctttaagtagatataccaaaagaataaactaaatttaaaactcccaccgcacataccccataacaacttgcacacaaggcgctaacatcgttcccggtttatgaagaacgaaagacgactccaagtcatccaccggcagaaaccaacaagagcatgcgagagccagccccagggatggcaaaaatacatttttctctttttcgttcatcgatactggcagtaaaataaaaacaaaacaacggcatcaccaataccatcagatgccgcgccgacggcagtcaagcagacgcttgatggtttttgcttccccacgaaaatatttatgagcagtcatgctgaggcgggtgattgcgaaaaatgtcaaatattttcaactgctaataactcacttgttttaataaataatttaaatcgatttgcacaaatagctagagcacactcctagctttgtgatgcatgtaaagaagtttgtctagaagcggtttgaaacgcagaaaaatgcgaaaacgggagagacagaaatttttgtcgtcgttgttagaaatcctctacatagagatgagcggaagttacatacgtcgattcggcaacgctgtttgttttgtttacaacagctgccaacacttgctacaaagctagatgttcaaactttgtgcgtgacttcgttgtggttcaagttgttttgtttacattttctaattatggtagaatttttttctaaaattttgttgaaatagcggaacAATCGAAGAAatatgaaattcattgcaaaagtgttacgctaatcatatcggcagaagggaagcaagaagcagcaatggaagttttttcgacaatttcagcaacaaaggtgtcgtcataagcatgagcttttgaaagcagaattaataaatttttgtcTTTTTACTCAACATACATAttccgccaatatctcgatataaaaaataaataattttattttatttagttccgattgcaatgccgttcaaacgacgccttcctacgaacgataagcatgttcatttggctcacactttgacagttctctctgcacgattggctcacaatggctgcctccgcagatctctataatgtaggattactagtcgttgtgctcgagtactggcgctctcgcgcttggaaaccgtttcgaaaaagaaggctgcaggaaaaaaaatgttatgacatttatttttcgaacagtttgagtttggctgggcctatgatgttcgtgtggaaaaatgtcaaatgtacagccggtaaccgttttttccagtacatttctcaacCCTGGCCAGCCCTGCGCAGCTCTCTCTTGCTCGACTCTTCGAAACTACATGCCACCGGTTCCCCGATTCATGCGAACGATGGATGCTGTTCCCAAACCAACAGTTTTCTCACTTTTTTTGCCTCCGAACGGCAgtgttcattcgaattcatttcattttactctgtcgctcatacgttccctactcgtctagaaccagcagcagcgttgtcaacgtttcttcccatttttcacttcccgcctgcttctcacgcgaacacgcacgctaagcgcaaccgactaaagtctttaaaatcatgttgaaaatttgggagcgtccataaattacgtcacgctttgaggggggagggggggttcagcaaagtgtgacaatcGCTACAAaagtttcagaggtcccatacaaaaagtgtgacataggggggagggggggttgaaaatggtagaTTTTTAcgtgacgttatttatggacgctccctttacAGTTTTAGAATGCTAAAAAATGTATGTTGTATCGTTGTTGGAAATTAAAGGATTATTTAACAATATCTACAAAAATGGAATAACGAACATTGATTGCACAGTATTTATATAAATACTTTGCCAGCTATGCTTACCGATCAGGTTCTCAAATGTGTGTAAATGATTGTTAGCATGCTGGTCGGTATACTCTTTAGAGAAAAAAGCGATGGATACCAGAGGCACACAGCTAAACGCAAAGAGCTTCTTCAGTGGAAAGTTTACATGTGTGTAGCAAAACCAGAAATGAATGAAAGTTTAGACTGTGGTTTCTCGGTTTGTCGTTCTACGTAGGCTGAGAACAACTTGCGCAGCTAGAGCACATTTTGGCACACCCAATGtcgtgcgcgcttgttatgcattaCATCCAGCGTGGATGAAGCTGGGGGCCGAATGTTCTCTAGCTCGTTGGCAACGGTTTCCAAATTTTAACTTCGAGGCCATTACGAGCTAAAACAATTTATAGAGGTGGAAATTTCTAACATTTGCGGAAAAGAGAGCATGTTggacatgattgaaaaaaaaacaagtatcgtCGGTGTGTGAAGAACGTTAGAAAATGACTTCCACCGAAAATGGATTTTTCTAAAAGTATGTTAGATACCAAACTTCGGAAGTCGCTCAAAGACGCATCTGAATGCGAATCGCATTTTTATTCACGATGAAAATGCgaaagatatttttcagaaaatggttaACAAACAAGAAGATAAAAATCAGCTTATGTTAAAAACCACaatactaaaacaaaaaaaaaacagcaagcatAAATAGTATAAAATAACTCTAATGTGTTTTCATTTAGTAAAATAGTAATCTGTAGAACAGGTCAGTCTGCtagtcacgagacgcctctgtaTCAGACGTCAGCCATGCGATAATTGGCGCTGATTTTTTGGCACATTTCGGACTACTGATAGATTTGCAAAATAGGAGCCTAATAGATGCCAAAACAAAATTGCAAACCGTTGGTAAAGTGATGACTACCGACATCCATAGCATCACCACTGTTAACCTGGAACAGAATCATCCGTTTCGAGACCTACTGGAGGAGTTCCGTGAAATAACGCTTCCAGCTACGTTGCAGGCCGACATCCAACACGATGTTACACACCACATTGTTACCAAGGGTCCACCGGTAGCATCCAAAGTGAGAAGAATGCATCCAGATAAACTGAAGGCAGCTAAGGAAGAATTCGCACTGATGTCGGAGCTGGGTATCTGTAGACCGTCGTGAAGCAGCTGGGCTAGCCCACTTCACTGTGTACCCAAAAAGGACGGCCAATGGAGATTTGTTGGGGATTATCGACAGCTTAACCAGGTCACTATTCCGGATCGTTATCCGGTGCCACACGTGCATGATTTGCTCAACTCGTTTGAAGGTAAGAAGATTTTTACGACACTTGACTTGGTGCGTGCCTATCATCAGATCCCCGTCGAGGTGGCTGATATTCCTAAAACAGCTGTAATTACTCCGATTGGCCTGTATGAATTCACCCGCATGCAGTTTGGCTTGTGCAACGCAAGCCAATCGTTCCAACGGTTCATGCACAAAATCTTCGGTGATTtggattttgttgttgtttttatcgATGACATTGGAATTGCCTCGAGGACGCTCGAGGAGCACCTAATGCATGTCCGAATTGTATTTgaacgtttgaaacaatatggcCTCGTAATCAACGTTTCAAAAAGCCATTTCGCAAAGTCAGAGGTTGATTTCCTGGGGTATTCGGTGAATAGTGAGGGAATACGCCCACTGCCGTCTCGGGTTCAGGCCGTCTTGGAATATTCGCTTCCAGCGAATGTTAAGGATCTACGTAGATTTCTCGCCCTGATCAACGTTTATAAGAGATTTATTCCAAAAGCTGTGGATATGCAATTAGAATTGCGTAAAATGATACCCGACAATAGGAAGAACGACAAACGTTCACTCGAATGGAATGATTCGTCTCGAGCTGCCTTCGAACAGTGTAAGCAATCCCTGGCAAATAGTGCGTTGCTATATTACCCAGATTCGAGTAAGCACTTAGCATTATTGATCGACGCGTCTAACACTGCTGCTGGCGCTGTACTACAACAGTACTCGAAGGGTTCATGGCAACCGATTGGTTTTTATTCTGAGAAATTCGCCAATTCACAGAAGAATTACTCTACGTTTGGTCGGGAACTCACCGCTATGAAAATGGCGGTAAAGCACTTCCGGTATTTTCTAGAAGGTCGTCAATTTTGTATCCTTACCGACCACAAACCACTGACTCATGCTATGGGTACTAATTCGTCCAGTCGACTTCCACACGAGGACAGATATTTGCGTTATATTTCTCAGTTCACTACTGACATAAGGCACATCAGCGGTGTACAAAATACGGTTGCGGATGCTCTTTCTAGAGTGGACTCTGTTGCTGTAATTGATTACAATGCTCTTGCAGCTGATCAAGTTGAAGACGCAGAACTTAAACGTCTGATGTCAAGCTCATCATTGAGAATAGAACCAATGCGATTCCCTCATGTTTCGCTGCCTGTGATCTGTGACGTATCCTTGAATGATCGAATCCGCCCTTTCGTTCAAGTGAAACATCGAGAAACCATCATGAAGCACTTCCATGGTTTGGCGCATGTTGGAGCACGAGCTACGAGGAAGCTCATATCGGACAGATTCGTGTGGCCTGAAATGAACAAACACATTAACCAGTTTGTCAGAACGTGCATGAGTTGCCAGCTATCCAAAGTAAACCGTCATACTGTATCGCCGTATGTGCCATTCGATGTACCGAAATCAAGATTCCGGCATATACATATCGATCTCGTCGGCCCATTACCTCCGTCCCATGGAAACCGTTATGTTTTAACAATCATCGATCGGTTTACTCGGTGGCCAGAAGCAATTGCTTTACCGGACATGACGGCACCTACGGTAGCGAAAGCATTAACCTCGGAATGGATTGCAAGATTTGGGACACCGGAAACGGTCACTTCTGATCAAGGTCGGCAATTCGAGTCTGATCTGTTCCGGGAATTGGTGTATATCCTGGGAGCTCATCACATTCACACCACAGCATACCATCCTCAAGCTAACGGAATGGTCGAACGATTCCACCGCACTCTGAAAGCGGCGCTTATGTGTAAAAGTATTCAACGTTGGAGTATGGAGTTGCCGTTAGTGCTGTTGGGTCTAAGAAGTGCATATCGTGAAGACCTAAAATGCTCTGCAGCAGATCTTGTGTATGGCCAGCCGTTGCGTTTGCCGGGAGAATTTTTTGATGCCCCGTCACATGTCGTCGATAAAACAGATTTCGCGCAGCACCTGCATCAATCTTTCAGCAGATTACGTCCTCCAGGTGTCAATCACCATTCGAAACCTGCTGTATTCGTGCACAAAGCGTTAAGAACATGCAGTCACGTTTTCGTGCGCGTAGACACTGTTAAGCGATCTCTACAGCAACCCTATGAAGGGCCGTACAAGGTGATTAATCGAAGTGAGAAGCATTTCGAAGTGTTGGTATCCGGAAAGAAACAGAACATTTCCATTGATCGATTAAAACCAGCGTTTACATGCGACGAAACCGTTACCCAGCATCCAGCAGAAGATAACCAGACTTAGTTACTCGATCCGGCCTGCGTGTCCGGTTCTTGGTGTAACTGGGGGGGCGCCTATGGGGTGTAATTCATGGCACACCCATAAGTAGAAATGTCATGTGCAGAGAGAGAGAAAAGAGTAGTACTTGTTACGCGTTCGATGTAAACAAATGTGTATTTTATTAAGAGACAATAAACGAGAATATTAAACTGTAATCGTGTTCTTCTGGTCTCGTTTCCGTTCCGTCCCACCACATATACATCAATTTTGGAcataaacatgtgacgtcatactTATTGGCCTTCTACGATGATCAAACTGATGTGAAGACCCCACAGTGGAGTACTAAATCATTTTGTTCGCGCCTTTGAGCGACTGGAATTACGTCAACAAAAAACTGCCAGTTTTCCGGATCCGTGTATCGAGTGTATCACCttctaaggccgttcgcaatgctgttttattttgtattacgagttttaaaaattttaaaactcgccatacaaaataaaacagcattgcgaacggtctaagtgTTATACACCGTGGACAAGAGGGCTTAGTATAGTGCATTTAGTACACCACTTGACCATCGCACGAGTTTTCAAAAGtgcgaaaacataaataaaagtgcgcTATTGCAACAAATAAgctcggtgtgttcagagcacttattcagtataaatcaaagaaatagtgcgccgaaaacATTAACTGGATTTATATATAACGGATTTATATTATAAAGACTGAgagcgcagtccagtggtgaactaaatgcgtaaTAATACATAGCATCATTATATCAAAAGCAAAGGTTAACTTCTACATTGACAAACGAAAATGGGATCCCGAAATCTCGTGAAGTTGTTCGAAGATCTACTTGTTGAAGGGGAGTAATAGctacaattggtcggcgttaactCAGAGGGGACCAAGTGACAACATTGatgaaaataatatttttaataCATTCAATTGAGAATTGCATTATCTACATGACACTTCTACCCGATTTGCTtaatgttacaataaaaaaaatatttagtagAATTTCATTTTGATTGATCTGCGAAAATCGATTATAGTCTGCACtctgcagtcagagtggaccaaatgcttg contains the following coding sequences:
- the LOC134283945 gene encoding leucine-rich PPR motif-containing protein, mitochondrial-like; translated protein: LLFTKTYYSSITKHIYLFSDLESATGILAVMSQAGLQPSADTYTTLLCGYARKGNVDYILKTLETCEQREIYLLDKDLLEIIYSLATNGHAEKIDPLIAKIRKQAGFNQDAVNVILRLINRGQEDAAFKVLKTMPRATKNDGELANTGGFLVKQLIKAKRPIGKILSICEELTSSGMNSNAYLIALETALKNGIVDSAYALLKALNEQNHPVRQHYFWPLLCANDQPRPEGVLNVIRTMIQEFNVQPSSETIREYAIPNMGMNNHEEVIQLLRSVGISSAVASSGCVFVALENNNLKDAANIASRYKAFYSPGVYRKPLTSALAQSQDFNSYIRFTRHLYDNLLRLNAKEEMNEQAGESETSLPNIQAEVLGSLIYDVAVVFKNKRVEALEKVLSGFVSQGLSISNSQAERIQEKLGAEMTTEISTMLSKLAAGDLEPVQLESMGQRTKTPTSNLSVPQLERLIANLQERGENANSLKNQLIRNVIRANDVAKTEEILARLEEDSYVVPPGVYAQVIELYANSGKVEESFALLEKVKAKLPDFELDDTKIVRLAQALLNQDRFDDALKFIATNKATTDRTEKEVDFNYNSACWRLLNTLAEKGQSEEVNKLFQQLLDNGYITVQNIFLGSLIKVHIVKNDVQTAIAVFEEICQKYRTTPWKAELTCRLIQAEDATNLQRLTDLSTEVHGEVNSLYDLVFAFVDCGRIRQARKILETPGLRSRGQRIESACERYHVEGKTQSLEGLMEATKDLNHIDRSAIYHKLLKSYINDKQPEKALGLWTKMQEEDQTPTDEFLVELSNFLKANGYEVPFVAPNANPVKKAIQAAPKTKQTETKPVDVKKSVSPTLKEFKAASKAGDADRLLAAREKLTEGDKLNLTEQSMVVEALVNRDRLNEASKLVLKMLEQNLHPIPRIFKYFLNKLAASGDLSTFERIGGMISDEVKRLISFDNRLCHAHIAGGNVEQYMKKLEATANAIKTKEEAEIAAKHFPIGGASGILTKHPEMHDRYKAVAEKYVKYDLIAPMNALWTYHFMMNNEVEAQQIWDQFLINSSRVMFQKIIQQARETNDDAMVRRLIDQLKDSKVTENGMGIIYSCLIDALVIKGQAAQGLEALKDGLKVICLEHFNRSALRRLKDSAVAAGHDFPYTIPDRTPNKAHDTSSSSSGSSSSSDDDVGRARGSN
- the LOC134286435 gene encoding uncharacterized protein LOC134286435; this encodes MWFAQAEAQFILANVTKDETKFYHIVAKVDQSVICHIADLVSTPPADNKYKALKDRLISRFALSPEARLERLLGSTDLGDLRPTHLLAKMQELATGLNVNDNLLKMLFLQRMPANVRPILTISDGTLSKLAEMADKMMESPNVAAVSPAAIGSSSGTNDRMEYMKDQLETLSAEFRRFRTSSNDRRRSRSASASRIANDVCWYHRKYGQQAQRCKQPCRYQDPKN